The genomic region CCATTGAGCAAGATTTTCAATGGGGTTCGATACTGCCTGAAAGTGAGAACTCTGTCTCCTGTAATCTCTTCTGCCATTTTGCTGCTTTGGCATTGGACTATTCACCTCCTTCTCATCTGTTCCAGCATCATCACAAACTTGTTGTTTTCGAGAATCAATCGATAGCGAAAACAAGGACTCGGAAGACTCTTCCTCAACAAAGGTTTGCTTACTACTCTCGAACTCATCAGCATTAGCacaatcatcatcttcatcctcaCTGTTTTCGCAATTTTTGTATCGATGATTCAATGGATGAGTTGATGGTGATACCATACTTGATACAACTGAATTCGGTTTGATCCCTTTTGGCGCTTCCTCTTCATTCTCCTTCGCATCACAAATTTCCACCAATACATTGGAGACTTCTTCCTTGGTGGGAGTTTCTTCATCATTTGCCTCGACATTCAAATCAAATGTGACTTTCTTTTTGTCACCATTCTTTGATTGTTCTTCAATCTCCTCTCTAAATACACATTAATGAACAAacataaattataaacaaaataaaaccgtAAATCCAATGGAGAAGATTCTCtggaaaaccaaacaaaatcaaGATCCAAGCTTTGACAATGGATTTCTTACACTGATTCTTTGCTGGGTTTAATGGCTTCTATAAATTCTTCTAGCTTTGTGGGTTCAGCTTCAGCAGGTTGGATTTGAACAGCTTGTTCAGCAACTTCAATGCTCTGTGGAAAATTAATCTCAGATGTGTAAAGATCTAAAGTAACAAAATGGAAATGGCAGTAAAAATCACAGGAAAGAAGAAACTTTGTGGGCTTACTTGGTGTTTAAAGGGGTTTACAGTGACTGATTTTTTGAGCTTTCGGCGCTTACAAGTAGAGAAGCACTTTGGAAAGCACCCCATGAATGATTGTCGACTTTTACAGCTGACTTCTTTCGGATGCCTTTTTCTtcggaaagagagagagagagagagagagagagagagagaggactgaGGATGCAACGGTCAAGAGCGTTTGAAGACGAAGAATCCGAAAGCTTGAAAATATGACCGTTGAGATTTTGTCCTTGGGCTTCTTAAGGAAAGTTGGTTTGGGTGGGctgggaaggagagagagaatttaCTAAAATGATCGTGACCCGGTCCAAGACATTGGTAAATCGAAAAGTATTGTAGCTATCTAGAGTTAAGTAACTTAGGATGAGTAATTAGGCTATTCTATATAATGGACACCCATAATAATTCGATGTAAAATTCGTCatttacgaaaattgaatttaaattttatttatttacaaataaagatGAATATAGTCAAATCGTAATGCTAACTAGACTTggaccatttaaaaaaaaaaaaaaagtagatttGAAAATTGTTTTGGACGGTGACAATAAGTTAACTATTTATAGCAGGTGGCTCTCTAATATATTGGTGAAGATGAATGTTGCCCTTATATCATGGCGTGGGTTTAAGTCTCATCGGttctctaatctaacaaatctatcgtttgacaaaaaaaaaaaaaaaaaaaaaaaactatttagtaatttttaacttaaaaagCAAAGATTGAGGTCCAATCACTATTAATCCTCTccaaaaatagaaacaaaacaCGAATAATTTCCTGGTTAAAATTTTTGAGAGAACGTGTGCCACCAGATTGTAAGTAGAAGTGGGTTGAAATGCCTTGAGCTTTTTCAGATCCCATTAAGGATTAGCCCTACCCTTCGAATATGAAAAgtctaaccttttttttttttgagtacgtTGATATTTTTACGCTAAGGGGAGAGGAAGTTCGGCTAAGCTACACAATgggtagcctaatttggtattgaattcgccatccacgagattcgaacctaagacctctcacttccaagtgaagatgaataccaacaaaccgtagtactgaatgacaagtctaactttctttgtaaatcGAACAATTATCTTAGTGGACCCAAATAAGACATCAAAATTGAACCTTTCAAAGCATTACCAAACAAAACcacaaaataaagtttaaaaacaTGTATCGCTATGACAAATGACAAGGAAAGGAGAGTAGAAATATCCCTAACATAACTCCCGTGACCAATAAAATTCTTATTTTCCGAAAACGGATATTCACAAAATGTTGTTGTCGTCAATCCTTCTCTCCAATAATTTCATGAAACCCTTATAGCATTTCTTAATCTATTTCTTTAATCTACATTTAGCACACAACGACATGTATTGTCTTTCACAAATGAAATTAAAttctaacaaataaataataaaatacaaaagaaaaggaCGTAAAAGATGAATTTTCAGCTATATATTATCAACTAAAAGGTGATAATTATGTGCATACATAACTTAAAAGCTTTGTCACTACTTACACACGAttaatttaatgatattttttatattatagaTCATTTTTAGAGGAGATGTAAAATACGTCAATTAGGACTATAAGAAATTAAGTTGTTGTCTAAAGAGATGTCATATATGACGTGGTAGCTGAGCTATTTGACTCCTTAttttttagcattttttttttagagcaaacgaaaataaagtcaaatgtttttaatttaactttttaatgcaCGAGTCTCATTAACGACCATGAAAACTTTTTTAACAGTAGTCTAAGCATTGGGCCTAATATTACGGTTTTCAATTTAAAGATGTGGTTACAGGCACAAACTGCAGTTCAAAAAGGCAAATAGAACAGCAAAAAAGGTTGATTCGCTGAGAAGTGAAGAAATGATCAATGACGAGAGGGTCTCATTACTGTATTCAGCTTCCAGTGCTGAGGCatattgtc from Pyrus communis chromosome 9, drPyrComm1.1, whole genome shotgun sequence harbors:
- the LOC137744200 gene encoding uncharacterized protein, encoding MGCFPKCFSTCKRRKLKKSVTVNPFKHQSIEVAEQAVQIQPAEAEPTKLEEFIEAIKPSKESVEEIEEQSKNGDKKKVTFDLNVEANDEETPTKEEVSNVLVEICDAKENEEEAPKGIKPNSVVSSMVSPSTHPLNHRYKNCENSEDEDDDCANADEFESSKQTFVEEESSESLFSLSIDSRKQQVCDDAGTDEKEVNSPMPKQQNGRRDYRRQSSHFQAVSNPIENLAQWKEEVNGKSTPTEASKQQQHQEKENIHTEVEEQDLKLHLSPEPALKLSKLCARPRTKSSSCVDTSLSSWLVESETTPESNASSKNSVGNKFNSPGSREDRPILGAWTTEELKQLSASSTPKKGSPSPSPEEMPIIGTVGSYWSRTGQAMDSDSGSSCRGRPKSTGKNRLDQKVEWKSTPFKAKLERALEM